In a single window of the Flavobacterium sp. W4I14 genome:
- a CDS encoding aryl-alcohol dehydrogenase-like predicted oxidoreductase (product_source=COG0667; cath_funfam=3.20.20.100; cog=COG0667; pfam=PF00248; superfamily=51430), which produces MEMKQIALGSQGLVVPVIGLGCMGMTGFEKGHMYGPADEQEAIATIQRSLELGGNFLDTADLYGPLKNEQLIAKAISGKRDQYILASKFGWEIDDDNKVTWAINGRKDYVKKSLERSLKNLNTDYIDLYYLHRLDKNTPIEETVEAMAELVQEGKIGYIGLSEVSSETVKRAHAVHPITAVQSEYSLFERTVEERGVLATLKELGIGFVAYSPLGRGFLSGQIKSIDDLPENDFRRAIPRFQGAHFDKNIELVKAIEVMAEAKQITSSQLALAWIISKGILPIPGTKRRKYLEQNIAATTIELTRADLSQLERIVPLGTDTGAPYDEFSMGLID; this is translated from the coding sequence ATGGAAATGAAACAAATAGCATTGGGCAGCCAGGGTTTGGTTGTGCCTGTGATCGGCCTTGGCTGTATGGGCATGACGGGTTTTGAAAAGGGGCATATGTATGGTCCTGCGGATGAGCAGGAAGCCATCGCAACGATTCAGCGTTCGCTTGAGTTAGGCGGTAATTTTTTAGATACTGCCGATCTGTACGGCCCCCTGAAGAACGAGCAGTTGATCGCTAAAGCGATCAGTGGTAAACGTGACCAGTATATTCTGGCCAGCAAGTTTGGCTGGGAGATCGATGATGACAATAAGGTAACCTGGGCAATTAATGGCAGGAAAGATTACGTAAAGAAGTCTTTGGAGCGTTCGCTCAAAAATCTGAATACAGATTATATCGATCTGTATTACCTGCACCGCCTGGATAAAAATACGCCGATCGAGGAAACGGTTGAGGCAATGGCTGAGCTGGTTCAGGAAGGTAAAATTGGTTATATTGGTTTGTCGGAAGTTTCGTCTGAGACCGTTAAGCGGGCGCATGCGGTGCACCCGATTACTGCCGTACAGAGCGAGTACTCTTTGTTCGAGCGGACGGTTGAAGAACGTGGGGTTTTGGCAACCTTAAAAGAACTGGGTATTGGTTTTGTAGCCTACTCACCGCTAGGCCGTGGGTTCTTATCGGGACAGATCAAAAGCATAGATGACCTGCCTGAAAATGATTTCCGCAGGGCAATCCCGCGTTTCCAGGGTGCGCACTTCGACAAGAATATTGAATTGGTGAAAGCTATCGAAGTAATGGCTGAAGCCAAACAGATCACTTCCTCGCAATTGGCTTTGGCCTGGATTATAAGCAAAGGCATCCTGCCGATCCCTGGAACGAAACGCCGGAAGTACCTGGAGCAAAACATTGCGGCAACAACTATTGAATTAACACGGGCAGATCTATCACAACTGGAGCGCATTGTACCTTTAGGTACGGATACCGGTGCGCCTTATGATGAGTTTAGTATGGGCTTAATTGATTAA
- a CDS encoding hypothetical protein (product_source=Hypo-rule applied; ko=KO:K21572; pfam=PF07980; smart=SM00028; superfamily=48452): MKMKKINQNISILFAFTALLGFAGCKKAYLDSEQLSAYAPENLNNLTAMKAALNGLGLATRREFFGDSAPILTESIFSDVAVDGTTDKNTPAQDLISRITPDANLNSDDFNKIGWYWDNEFVAVRQANTIISNIDKPTYTSQAEKNLILGSAYFYRAYYYYRLVHQFGDVPLLLNDLEFPKADFYSTKREVILGKMKTDLEFAQTWVTDGGNKGDVTKGAVSHLLTKVNLALGRFDDAIASASNVISGGKYGMMTTRFGSTASDLTKNVVWDLHRMDNKSLTTNREALFLVIDREAFAGFTALGSQLMRNTVPAWHFANVKTPSGATAIVDLVTAEIPLTRMYGRGIGRYRGTPYSTKYIWTDNTDYRHAKGMWMDMTDLVYNNPALKTSTNAADRALYGQPLQMYSDANIKQRFTNGALDTIRHWFGWPHYKVFINSTNALANDPYWTPPRGTNTDWYVFRLAETYLLRAEAYYWKGELGLAMADLNVVRSRANATLLTNAAQITIGTILDERARELFWEEPRKTELTRIAYIFALTGKPAYNGKSYSLATFSDNNFMYDRIIEKNDFYKNQVPTLQGVNYKIAPYHVLWPVPASAQRFNTEGRINQNKGYAGYDQNVPALDKLP, encoded by the coding sequence ATGAAAATGAAAAAAATAAATCAGAATATATCCATCCTATTTGCTTTCACTGCATTACTGGGCTTTGCTGGATGTAAGAAAGCATATCTGGATTCAGAACAACTCTCCGCTTATGCACCAGAAAATCTAAACAACCTTACCGCTATGAAAGCCGCACTTAATGGTCTTGGATTGGCTACGCGAAGAGAGTTTTTTGGCGATTCTGCTCCAATACTAACGGAATCGATTTTTTCAGATGTTGCTGTGGATGGAACAACCGATAAAAACACACCCGCTCAGGATTTAATTTCCAGGATCACTCCGGATGCCAATCTTAACAGCGATGACTTCAACAAAATAGGCTGGTATTGGGATAATGAATTTGTTGCGGTACGGCAAGCTAATACAATCATTTCAAACATTGATAAACCAACATATACATCTCAAGCTGAAAAAAATCTGATTTTAGGATCAGCATATTTTTACCGGGCTTATTATTACTACAGACTTGTTCATCAGTTCGGCGATGTACCATTGCTTTTAAATGATCTGGAATTTCCAAAAGCAGATTTTTATTCCACAAAAAGGGAAGTAATCCTGGGCAAAATGAAAACAGATCTTGAATTTGCCCAAACCTGGGTTACCGATGGAGGCAATAAGGGGGATGTAACCAAAGGTGCTGTTAGCCATTTGCTAACTAAAGTAAATCTGGCACTTGGTAGATTTGATGATGCAATTGCTTCAGCTTCTAATGTAATTTCTGGTGGGAAATATGGTATGATGACCACGCGCTTTGGAAGCACCGCTTCTGATTTGACAAAAAATGTAGTCTGGGATTTGCACCGAATGGATAATAAATCGCTTACTACCAATAGGGAAGCACTATTTTTAGTGATTGATAGGGAAGCTTTTGCTGGTTTTACAGCCCTGGGTTCACAACTGATGAGAAACACCGTTCCTGCCTGGCATTTTGCAAACGTAAAAACACCATCAGGAGCGACCGCAATTGTGGATTTGGTTACCGCAGAAATTCCACTGACCAGAATGTACGGTAGGGGAATTGGCCGATACCGCGGTACGCCTTACAGCACAAAATACATCTGGACCGATAATACCGATTACCGACATGCAAAAGGCATGTGGATGGATATGACAGATTTAGTGTACAATAACCCGGCATTGAAAACCTCAACAAATGCTGCGGATAGAGCCTTATATGGTCAGCCTTTGCAAATGTATTCGGATGCAAATATTAAACAACGTTTCACAAATGGTGCACTTGATACCATTCGTCACTGGTTTGGGTGGCCACATTATAAAGTTTTCATCAATTCGACCAACGCGTTAGCAAATGACCCATACTGGACACCACCCCGCGGAACAAATACCGATTGGTACGTATTCCGTTTGGCAGAAACCTATCTACTTAGGGCAGAAGCTTATTACTGGAAAGGTGAGCTTGGATTGGCTATGGCCGACTTAAACGTAGTGAGAAGCCGAGCTAATGCAACGCTGTTAACAAATGCCGCACAAATAACAATAGGCACCATTTTGGATGAGCGTGCCCGTGAATTGTTTTGGGAAGAGCCTCGCAAAACAGAACTTACCCGTATTGCATATATTTTTGCACTAACAGGTAAGCCGGCTTATAACGGTAAGAGTTATAGCCTTGCTACTTTTTCTGATAATAATTTTATGTACGACAGGATTATAGAAAAAAATGATTTTTA
- a CDS encoding hypothetical protein (product_source=Hypo-rule applied; ko=KO:K20971; pfam=PF07695,PF07696; superfamily=46785,54928,57783; transmembrane_helix_parts=Outside_1_9,TMhelix_10_32,Inside_33_204,TMhelix_205_227,Outside_228_267,TMhelix_268_290,Inside_291_301,TMhelix_302_324,Outside_325_327,TMhelix_328_345,Inside_346_351,TMhelix_352_374,Outside_375_383,TMhelix_384_406,Inside_407_634), which yields MSSARLYRVINFFSSIIYSSIIRIPALFTLLICFAQTTQAQQIIQIQDNSPHTMLSFGQIDVLEDPKATLNIRQIISEEFQHRFRSNTLRIPKNDNAGSAYWYRFKIRHNQESSKQWILEFFDQSISELTLYAPDGSGNYKANYYGTNYDFSNRGYDHKNFIYDLNNHTDQVFTYYLRIKSPHSVSTIIVLRDLRWFVSYALGEYLLFGLFYGMIAVFCLYNLLMYFAVKGKQYLFYVLYNLSIGMYEMCNDGIAFQYLWPTNPHINVYGFGVSLFLSSIFGLLFTSNFLYLKSKSPLFYKLVLITILLRGIFFIACLIYTPLFNFKIIEFIPLLVAFSAGIAVLSSGYRPARFLVFGYGFLVAGFLLKILLLLKWVPYGTLSYYSLSICFIIEMILVSFAIGNAIRTLRKKKSRVQKRIIEQLRINDDLHQTLNEQLQVLVNERTQEIQQKTITIERQNAEISVMNHLLKKDISELHLNIEKVTRARVMQKGLDFEEFSRIYPDKDSCFRYLSELKWSHGYACRRCQNTQHSTGQTSFSRRCTKCGYDESAIAHTILQNSKIPINKALYMFILIYTSKGTISSYKLSEILNIRQSTCWTYNSKMQKLLLDKKALLKKNSDGDWGKLLLDPAIV from the coding sequence ATGTCGTCCGCCCGCTTGTATCGTGTAATTAATTTCTTTAGTAGTATCATTTACAGTAGCATTATACGGATACCCGCGTTGTTCACATTATTAATATGCTTCGCTCAAACGACTCAGGCGCAGCAAATTATACAAATCCAGGATAATTCGCCACATACAATGCTTTCGTTTGGTCAGATTGATGTTTTGGAAGATCCTAAAGCTACATTGAATATTAGACAGATAATAAGTGAAGAATTTCAGCATAGATTCCGTTCGAATACTTTAAGAATCCCTAAAAATGATAATGCAGGGTCAGCTTATTGGTATCGGTTTAAGATCAGACATAATCAGGAGAGCTCAAAACAATGGATACTTGAGTTTTTTGATCAGTCAATAAGCGAGCTGACCTTATATGCACCTGATGGATCGGGTAACTATAAGGCAAATTATTATGGCACTAATTATGATTTTTCTAATAGAGGATACGACCATAAAAATTTCATATATGATTTAAATAACCATACTGATCAAGTCTTCACTTATTATCTCCGGATCAAATCACCGCATTCAGTAAGCACGATTATTGTCTTGCGAGATCTGAGATGGTTTGTCAGCTACGCTCTGGGAGAATATTTGTTATTTGGACTTTTTTATGGAATGATAGCGGTATTTTGCCTGTATAACCTTTTGATGTACTTCGCTGTAAAGGGTAAACAGTATCTGTTTTATGTGCTGTATAACCTGAGTATCGGTATGTATGAAATGTGTAATGATGGTATAGCCTTCCAATATCTCTGGCCTACCAATCCTCATATCAATGTTTATGGATTTGGCGTTTCGCTTTTTTTGAGTAGCATTTTCGGTTTATTATTTACCAGTAATTTCTTATATCTCAAGTCAAAATCACCGTTGTTTTATAAGTTGGTGTTAATTACCATTCTTTTAAGAGGCATCTTCTTTATCGCTTGCCTGATTTATACCCCATTATTTAATTTCAAGATCATTGAATTTATTCCTTTGCTTGTTGCTTTCAGCGCCGGAATTGCTGTACTCTCATCGGGCTATAGGCCTGCGAGATTTTTAGTTTTTGGTTATGGATTTCTGGTTGCAGGTTTTCTGCTCAAGATCTTACTGCTTTTGAAGTGGGTTCCTTATGGCACCCTTAGCTATTACAGTCTAAGTATCTGCTTTATTATTGAAATGATATTGGTTTCCTTCGCGATAGGAAATGCGATACGTACACTCAGAAAGAAAAAAAGCAGGGTACAAAAAAGGATTATTGAACAGCTGAGAATAAATGATGACTTACACCAAACCCTAAATGAACAACTGCAGGTTCTTGTCAATGAACGTACTCAGGAGATTCAGCAAAAGACCATAACCATCGAAAGACAAAATGCAGAGATCTCAGTGATGAACCATTTGCTGAAAAAAGATATTTCTGAACTTCATCTTAATATAGAGAAAGTTACCCGCGCAAGAGTGATGCAAAAGGGGTTGGATTTTGAGGAATTCAGCAGGATATATCCAGATAAGGATAGTTGTTTTAGATACCTTTCCGAACTGAAATGGAGTCATGGATATGCCTGCAGGAGGTGTCAGAACACGCAACACTCTACAGGTCAAACCTCATTCAGTAGAAGATGTACCAAGTGCGGTTATGATGAATCAGCAATTGCCCATACCATCCTGCAAAATTCAAAAATCCCCATAAACAAGGCATTGTACATGTTTATTCTGATCTATACCTCTAAGGGTACCATCTCTTCCTATAAGTTATCTGAGATTTTAAACATTCGCCAAAGCACCTGCTGGACCTATAATTCGAAAATGCAAAAGCTTTTGCTTGATAAAAAAGCTTTGCTTAAGAAAAATTCTGACGGGGATTGGGGAAAGCTGCTTTTGGATCCGGCAATTGTGTAA
- a CDS encoding AraC family transcriptional activator of pobA (product_source=KO:K18954; cath_funfam=1.10.10.60; cog=COG2207; ko=KO:K18954; pfam=PF12833; smart=SM00342; superfamily=46689) has product MNAINSISEFHRLLSLTEPRHPLVSVINLAESIFLEDEIWKGFVNRFYCVALKREARGKIRYGQQHYDYDKGVLSFTAPNQVQQLDLQNMECGSGYLLIFHPDFLLQHTLANSIHHYGFFDYAVNEALHLSAEEEDDLITILHKIDKECQHIDKHTQEIILTQIESLLKYSNRFYERQFLTRKNNNSALLARFEQLIDDYFKGEVQGLLTVQHVAAQMNLSPNYLSDLLRVHTGQNTQQHIHEKLIAKAKEKLSTTSLSVSEIAYTLGFEHAQSFSTLFKKKTNLSPLEFRQTFS; this is encoded by the coding sequence ATGAACGCCATCAACTCCATATCGGAATTTCACCGTTTGCTGTCCTTAACAGAACCCCGCCACCCACTGGTGAGCGTGATCAATTTGGCAGAAAGTATTTTTTTGGAAGACGAGATCTGGAAAGGCTTCGTTAACCGCTTTTATTGCGTGGCACTCAAACGCGAAGCCAGAGGCAAAATCAGGTACGGACAACAGCATTATGATTACGATAAAGGAGTATTGAGTTTTACCGCGCCTAACCAAGTGCAACAACTGGACCTGCAGAATATGGAATGCGGGTCTGGTTATCTCCTGATATTTCACCCAGACTTCCTGTTACAGCATACACTGGCGAACAGCATTCATCACTACGGTTTTTTCGATTACGCGGTTAACGAAGCGCTGCACCTGTCGGCCGAGGAAGAAGATGACCTGATCACGATTCTCCATAAAATAGATAAGGAGTGCCAGCACATCGATAAGCATACCCAAGAGATCATACTTACACAAATCGAGAGCCTGCTAAAGTACTCCAACCGTTTTTATGAGCGGCAGTTTCTGACCCGCAAGAATAATAATTCAGCACTGCTGGCCAGGTTCGAGCAGTTGATTGATGACTACTTTAAAGGCGAGGTACAGGGTTTGCTCACCGTACAACATGTTGCTGCGCAGATGAACCTCTCGCCGAATTACCTGAGTGACCTGCTACGGGTACATACCGGGCAGAACACACAGCAGCATATTCATGAAAAACTGATCGCGAAAGCTAAAGAAAAACTTTCCACAACTAGTCTGTCGGTCAGCGAGATCGCCTATACCCTGGGCTTTGAACACGCGCAATCCTTTAGCACACTTTTCAAAAAGAAGACGAATTTATCGCCGCTGGAATTTCGTCAGACTTTTAGCTGA
- a CDS encoding dihydrofolate reductase (product_source=COG0262; cog=COG0262; pfam=PF01872; superfamily=53597), which yields MVGSLLLLVSQINPKLVRRIPYRYSIIPVYLINNSYLKPMENLDKQKIKKSKIKVMCFSISLDGYGAGPSQSIKDPLGLRGTEVHNWMFPTKAFGKMIGRNDGSEGTDNDFIERSFENIGAWIMGRNMFGPIRGDWTDDEWKGWWGEEPPYHVPVFVLTHYERKPIEMKGGTVFHFITGGIEAAIEKARETADGKDIRIGGGVSTIRQFLQAGYIDEMHFALSPIFLGSGEHLFSGIDVADLGFNKIQRLNGEGTTHIVLAKETIA from the coding sequence ATGGTTGGTTCATTACTTTTATTGGTGTCGCAAATCAACCCCAAACTTGTCCGTAGGATACCTTACCGTTATAGTATTATTCCGGTATATTTGATAAATAACAGCTATTTAAAACCAATGGAAAACTTAGACAAACAAAAAATCAAAAAAAGTAAAATAAAGGTGATGTGCTTTTCTATCTCATTAGATGGATATGGAGCCGGTCCTTCTCAAAGTATAAAGGATCCTTTGGGTTTAAGAGGTACGGAAGTTCACAACTGGATGTTTCCAACAAAGGCATTTGGAAAAATGATTGGCCGTAATGATGGATCGGAAGGAACAGATAATGACTTTATTGAGCGATCATTTGAAAACATAGGTGCTTGGATCATGGGACGGAATATGTTTGGGCCGATCCGCGGGGACTGGACGGATGATGAATGGAAAGGCTGGTGGGGTGAGGAACCACCGTATCATGTTCCTGTATTTGTATTGACACATTATGAAAGAAAACCGATTGAGATGAAAGGGGGCACAGTCTTTCATTTTATTACCGGCGGAATTGAGGCAGCAATCGAAAAGGCCAGAGAAACAGCAGATGGAAAAGACATACGGATCGGAGGTGGGGTTTCAACCATTCGACAGTTTTTACAAGCTGGCTATATTGATGAAATGCATTTTGCACTCTCGCCAATCTTTTTGGGTTCCGGAGAGCATCTTTTTTCAGGAATTGATGTAGCTGATTTAGGATTCAATAAAATACAAAGATTAAATGGAGAAGGAACAACTCATATTGTCTTAGCAAAAGAAACCATTGCTTAA
- a CDS encoding TonB-linked SusC/RagA family outer membrane protein (product_source=TIGR04056; cath_funfam=2.170.130.10,2.60.40.1120; cog=COG4206; ko=KO:K21573; pfam=PF00593,PF07715,PF13715; superfamily=49464,56935; tigrfam=TIGR04056; transmembrane_helix_parts=Inside_1_6,TMhelix_7_26,Outside_27_1028), translating into MRKTITLLIALVCFVFTLCFGQSIAVKGTIKDKAGVGLPGISVKVKNAQTAVSSGADGSFLISVLPNATLVFSAVGFTTQEISVGQRTSISVTLTEESKSLTDVVVIGYGTTTKRDATGAISSVKATQLENENPQSIADVLKGNIPGLSVGLSSSAKGGGDLLVRGKSTLSAGTSPLIVLDGVIYNGQLADINPNDIDGIDVLKDASSLAVYGAKAATGVIAITTKKGRGDSPTITLNTNVGLAQVAKNMRPYQDEAFLSWRGDVLRSGATTPEYLYSDPRSLPEGVNLTQWLNGQTGDPVDLWLNRLGLVANEKANYLAGKTINWYDDIFRTGFRQDHTLSLSGKKQEISYYMSLNYQKNQNVIEGGDYTAIRGRINLEGEAAKWLTLGMNVQFADRDEARTGDGSTEADWAQILNLSPYGDKYLSNGQLRRIPTDDSGLNARNPFLSMTYNERMNKQNTIFASVYGRVKLPFGITYQLNFSPGLDFYRTFDYRSSRNPDVVTPGGSATRANETRYNWQVDNLLKWNKTFSNIHNLDVTLLANAEKYQTWWTQASNEGFVPSDVLSYHNLSSGIKPVTNSEDKVYTGDALMARINYSLLSRYILTLSVRRDGYSVFGVNFKRATFPAAALAWVFTDEAFMKNQKWLSYGKLRLSYGINGNRDLRNPDNGTVDPYAALAQLTSGKYQTVNGSGAASDVNTVQIGAKMANSDLKWEETTAMNAGFDFSILNDRISGSIDAYNKKTSDLLVRQTLPNVSGYSNVYSNLARINNRGGELNLNSKNLINGPVKWNTNFNFSFNRNKIVALALPTDDPGNGWFIGKDIDIIWDYNIQGVWQQSEMAEAAKFTKAAIKPGDFKLEDVDGDYAYSDNDKKFLGYRTPRYFFAMRNEFNIFKNFDFSFQLLANWGQLKQYNSAKNQPGSVGFARSSSYVLPYWTPANPINDYARLNSGSSGTSYNVYWDNSFIRLNTVAVSYSVPSDLLTKLRVKSAKIYANVNNAGYYAPTWTFWDPQNNGPTPRYYTLGLNVNL; encoded by the coding sequence ATGAGAAAAACCATTACCTTACTAATTGCATTGGTTTGCTTTGTATTTACGCTGTGTTTTGGACAAAGCATAGCTGTGAAGGGAACCATTAAAGACAAAGCCGGGGTAGGCCTGCCTGGCATTTCTGTAAAAGTGAAGAATGCTCAAACTGCTGTATCCTCCGGAGCTGACGGAAGCTTTTTAATATCAGTTCTGCCTAATGCAACGCTTGTTTTTTCTGCCGTGGGATTCACCACGCAAGAGATTTCAGTTGGCCAGAGAACAAGCATTTCTGTTACTTTAACTGAAGAATCCAAAAGCCTAACAGATGTTGTCGTAATAGGCTATGGTACCACAACAAAACGGGATGCTACCGGCGCCATTTCCAGCGTAAAAGCAACCCAGCTTGAAAATGAAAATCCACAAAGTATAGCAGATGTACTAAAAGGTAATATTCCTGGATTGTCTGTTGGTCTTAGTTCAAGTGCCAAGGGTGGCGGAGACTTACTGGTAAGGGGAAAGTCGACCTTAAGTGCAGGAACCTCACCACTTATTGTCTTGGATGGTGTAATTTACAATGGGCAGCTCGCTGATATTAATCCAAATGATATTGATGGAATAGACGTTTTAAAAGACGCAAGTTCTCTTGCGGTTTACGGAGCTAAAGCGGCAACAGGTGTTATTGCGATAACGACAAAAAAAGGAAGAGGTGATTCTCCAACCATTACTCTTAATACCAATGTTGGTCTTGCCCAGGTTGCTAAAAATATGCGGCCTTACCAGGATGAAGCATTTTTGTCATGGAGAGGTGATGTGTTGCGGAGCGGTGCCACAACCCCGGAATATTTGTATAGCGATCCTAGAAGTCTCCCCGAAGGCGTTAACCTCACCCAATGGTTGAATGGGCAAACTGGTGATCCTGTTGATTTATGGCTCAACAGACTTGGCCTTGTTGCAAATGAGAAGGCAAATTATCTGGCCGGAAAAACAATTAACTGGTATGATGATATCTTTAGAACTGGTTTCCGTCAGGATCATACCCTTTCTTTAAGCGGTAAGAAGCAGGAAATTTCCTACTATATGTCTTTAAACTATCAGAAAAACCAGAATGTTATAGAAGGTGGTGACTATACCGCAATCAGAGGAAGGATAAATCTTGAAGGCGAAGCAGCCAAATGGTTAACCCTGGGTATGAACGTCCAATTCGCCGATAGAGATGAAGCCAGAACAGGGGATGGATCAACCGAAGCAGATTGGGCTCAGATATTAAACTTGTCACCTTATGGAGATAAATACCTTTCAAATGGGCAATTAAGGCGCATTCCAACAGATGATAGCGGTTTAAATGCCAGAAATCCTTTTTTAAGTATGACATACAATGAACGCATGAATAAGCAGAATACAATTTTTGCAAGCGTTTATGGACGTGTAAAATTGCCTTTCGGAATCACCTATCAACTGAATTTTAGTCCAGGTCTGGATTTCTATAGAACATTCGATTATCGATCTTCCAGAAACCCGGATGTAGTAACTCCCGGAGGATCTGCAACACGAGCCAATGAAACCCGATACAACTGGCAGGTGGATAATTTACTTAAATGGAACAAAACCTTCTCCAACATTCACAACCTGGATGTAACACTATTGGCAAATGCTGAAAAATACCAGACCTGGTGGACACAAGCTTCAAATGAAGGCTTCGTTCCCAGTGATGTGCTAAGTTATCATAATCTTTCGAGCGGTATCAAACCTGTAACAAATAGTGAAGATAAAGTATATACAGGAGATGCATTGATGGCAAGAATAAATTATAGTTTATTGAGCCGTTATATATTAACCCTTTCGGTTCGTAGAGATGGTTATTCCGTTTTTGGCGTAAACTTCAAACGCGCTACATTCCCGGCAGCAGCATTAGCATGGGTATTTACAGATGAAGCGTTCATGAAAAATCAGAAGTGGTTAAGCTACGGGAAGCTTCGTCTGTCGTATGGTATTAATGGTAACCGTGATTTACGTAACCCTGATAACGGAACTGTTGATCCATATGCTGCACTTGCTCAGTTAACGAGTGGTAAATACCAAACTGTAAATGGTAGTGGTGCTGCCTCAGATGTGAACACCGTTCAGATTGGGGCGAAAATGGCCAATTCAGACTTAAAGTGGGAAGAAACTACCGCGATGAATGCCGGTTTTGATTTTTCAATTCTTAACGATCGCATTAGCGGTTCTATTGATGCCTATAACAAGAAAACGAGTGATTTATTAGTTAGACAGACATTGCCGAATGTTAGCGGCTATTCTAATGTTTATTCCAACCTTGCCCGTATCAATAATCGTGGAGGAGAACTAAACCTGAATAGTAAAAATCTTATTAATGGTCCTGTTAAATGGAATACCAATTTCAATTTTTCCTTCAACAGAAATAAAATTGTTGCCCTTGCCTTGCCAACAGACGACCCTGGAAATGGATGGTTTATAGGTAAAGATATAGACATCATATGGGATTATAACATTCAGGGTGTATGGCAGCAAAGTGAAATGGCCGAAGCCGCTAAATTTACAAAAGCAGCCATTAAACCCGGCGATTTTAAGTTGGAAGATGTTGACGGAGATTATGCCTATTCTGATAATGACAAAAAGTTTTTAGGTTACCGTACACCACGCTATTTCTTCGCCATGAGAAATGAATTCAATATTTTCAAAAATTTTGATTTTTCATTTCAATTGCTTGCCAACTGGGGGCAGCTTAAACAATACAATTCAGCAAAAAACCAGCCTGGTAGCGTAGGATTTGCCCGCTCATCATCGTATGTTTTACCATATTGGACTCCCGCAAACCCAATAAATGATTATGCCAGACTAAATTCTGGATCCAGTGGGACAAGCTATAATGTGTATTGGGATAATTCTTTCATACGCCTAAACACCGTAGCAGTATCTTATTCGGTACCATCAGATTTGCTTACTAAACTTCGTGTAAAAAGCGCTAAAATTTATGCCAATGTAAATAATGCAGGCTACTATGCACCAACATGGACATTTTGGGATCCGCAAAATAATGGTCCTACGCCAAGATACTATACTTTAGGTCTTAATGTGAATTTATAA